Proteins encoded together in one Mycobacterium simiae window:
- a CDS encoding CoA-acylating methylmalonate-semialdehyde dehydrogenase: MTTQIPHFIDGKRVAGQSGRTADVFNPSTGAVQAKVPMASSADVDAAVASAVEAQTGWAATNPQRRARVMMKFIDLVNQNVDELAELLSLEHGKTVADSRGDIQRGIEVIEFAVGIPHLLKGEYSEGAGPGIDVYSLRQPLGVVAGITPFNFPAMIPLWKAGPALACGNAFVLKPSERDPSVPVRLAELFCEAGLPPGVFQVVHGDKEAVDAILHHPDIQAVGFVGSSDIAHYIYATAAANDKRSQCFGGAKNHMIVMPDADLDQAVDALIGAGYGSAGERCMAISVAVPVGEQTAERLRARLVERINNLRVGHSLDPKADYGPLVTEAAVARVRNYIDQGVAAGAEIVIDGRDRRSDDLTFGDANLEGGFFIGPTLFDHVTPDMSIYTDEIFGPVLCIVRARDYEEALRLPSEHEYGNGVAIFTRDGDAARDFVSRVQVGMVGVNVPIPVPVAYHTFGGWKRSGFGDLNQHGPASIQFYTKVKTVTSRWPSGIKDGAEFVIPTMD; encoded by the coding sequence ATGACCACGCAGATCCCGCACTTCATCGATGGTAAGCGCGTCGCCGGCCAATCCGGCCGCACCGCCGACGTCTTCAACCCCAGCACCGGTGCGGTGCAGGCGAAAGTCCCGATGGCGTCGTCAGCCGACGTCGACGCCGCGGTCGCCTCCGCGGTCGAGGCCCAAACGGGTTGGGCTGCAACGAATCCCCAGCGCCGTGCCCGCGTGATGATGAAGTTCATCGACCTGGTGAACCAGAATGTCGATGAACTGGCCGAGCTGTTGTCCCTCGAGCACGGCAAGACCGTTGCCGATTCGCGCGGCGACATCCAGCGCGGCATCGAGGTCATCGAGTTCGCCGTCGGGATTCCGCATCTGCTCAAGGGGGAATACAGCGAGGGCGCCGGCCCGGGCATCGACGTCTACTCGCTGCGCCAACCGTTGGGCGTGGTCGCAGGCATCACCCCGTTCAACTTCCCGGCCATGATCCCGTTGTGGAAGGCCGGTCCCGCGTTGGCCTGTGGAAACGCCTTCGTGTTGAAGCCCAGCGAGCGCGACCCGTCGGTCCCGGTGCGGCTGGCCGAGCTATTCTGCGAGGCCGGCCTGCCGCCGGGTGTGTTCCAGGTCGTGCACGGCGACAAGGAAGCGGTCGACGCGATCCTGCACCACCCCGACATCCAGGCGGTCGGGTTCGTCGGCAGTTCCGACATCGCCCACTACATCTATGCGACCGCCGCGGCCAACGACAAACGGTCACAGTGTTTCGGCGGTGCCAAGAACCACATGATCGTGATGCCCGACGCCGACCTGGATCAGGCCGTCGACGCGCTGATCGGCGCCGGCTACGGCAGCGCGGGCGAGCGCTGCATGGCGATCAGCGTCGCGGTGCCCGTCGGCGAGCAAACCGCGGAACGCTTGCGCGCCAGGCTCGTTGAGCGGATCAACAACCTGCGCGTGGGACACAGTTTGGACCCCAAGGCCGACTATGGTCCGCTGGTCACCGAGGCCGCGGTGGCCCGGGTGCGCAATTACATCGACCAGGGTGTGGCCGCCGGCGCCGAAATCGTGATCGACGGGCGCGACCGGCGCAGCGACGACCTCACCTTCGGTGACGCCAATCTCGAGGGCGGCTTCTTCATCGGACCGACCCTGTTCGACCACGTCACCCCCGACATGTCCATCTACACCGACGAGATCTTCGGTCCGGTGTTGTGCATCGTGCGGGCCCGCGACTACGAAGAGGCGCTGCGGTTACCGTCCGAACACGAATACGGCAACGGCGTCGCGATCTTCACCCGCGACGGTGACGCCGCACGCGACTTCGTCTCCCGGGTACAGGTCGGCATGGTCGGCGTCAACGTGCCGATCCCGGTCCCGGTCGCCTACCACACCTTCGGCGGTTGGAAACGCTCCGGATTCGGCGACCTCAACCAGCACGGCCCGGCCTCGATCCAGTTCTACACCAAGGTCAAGACGGTGACCTCACGGTGGCCATCGGGCATCAAGGACGGCGCCGAGTTCGTCATTCCGACAATGGATTAG
- a CDS encoding acyl-CoA dehydrogenase family protein: MFTLNDEERVISETAAAFAAKRLAPYALEWDTDAHFPTDILREAAELGMAAIYCREDVGGSGLRRLDGVRIFEQLAIADPTTAAFLSIHNMCAWMIDTFGTAEQRKEWIPRLAPMEVIASYCLTEPGAGSDAAALSTRAVKQGPGKDADYVLDGVKQFISGAGASDVYVVMARTGGPENPGPRGISAFIVEKGTPGLSFGPPEQKMGWHAQPTAQVILEGVRVPARAMLGGAEGEGAGFGIAMNGLNGGRLNIAACSLGGAQAAFDKAGAYVRDRQAFGSALLDEPTIRFALADMATGLQTSRLMLWRAANALDTDDPDKVELCAMAKRYVTDTCFDVADKALQLHGGYGYLREYGLEKIVRDLRVHRILEGTNEIMRVVIGRAESARFRADA; encoded by the coding sequence ATGTTCACCCTCAACGACGAGGAACGGGTCATTTCCGAAACGGCGGCCGCGTTCGCCGCCAAACGCCTTGCCCCGTACGCCCTGGAATGGGACACCGACGCGCATTTCCCGACCGACATCTTGCGCGAGGCTGCCGAGCTGGGCATGGCGGCGATCTACTGCCGCGAAGACGTCGGCGGCAGCGGGCTGCGCCGGCTCGACGGTGTCCGGATCTTCGAGCAACTGGCGATCGCCGATCCCACCACCGCGGCGTTCCTGTCCATCCACAACATGTGTGCCTGGATGATCGACACCTTCGGTACCGCTGAGCAACGCAAGGAATGGATTCCGCGGCTGGCGCCGATGGAGGTCATCGCCAGCTACTGCCTGACCGAACCCGGCGCCGGGTCCGACGCCGCCGCGCTGAGCACCCGTGCCGTCAAGCAGGGTCCGGGAAAAGACGCCGATTACGTACTCGACGGTGTCAAGCAGTTCATCTCCGGAGCGGGCGCCTCGGACGTCTACGTGGTGATGGCCAGGACCGGGGGCCCAGAAAACCCCGGCCCGCGCGGCATTTCGGCGTTCATCGTCGAAAAAGGCACTCCAGGGCTGAGTTTCGGCCCACCCGAGCAGAAGATGGGCTGGCACGCGCAACCGACCGCGCAGGTCATTCTGGAGGGCGTGCGGGTTCCTGCCCGCGCGATGCTCGGCGGCGCCGAGGGCGAAGGGGCGGGATTCGGCATCGCGATGAACGGCCTCAACGGTGGCCGGCTCAACATCGCGGCCTGCTCGCTGGGCGGCGCGCAAGCCGCCTTCGACAAGGCCGGGGCCTATGTGCGCGATCGCCAGGCGTTCGGCTCAGCACTGCTCGACGAGCCCACCATCCGCTTCGCCCTGGCCGACATGGCGACCGGCCTGCAAACCTCGCGACTGATGTTGTGGCGCGCGGCCAATGCGCTGGACACCGACGACCCGGACAAGGTTGAGCTGTGCGCCATGGCAAAACGCTATGTCACCGACACCTGCTTCGACGTCGCGGACAAGGCCCTGCAATTGCACGGCGGCTATGGCTACCTGCGCGAGTACGGTCTGGAAAAGATCGTTCGAGATCTTCGCGTGCACCGCATCCTGGAAGGGACCAACGAAATCATGCGGGTGGTCATCGGCCGAGCCGAGTCCGCCCGGTTCCGCGCCGACGCGTAG
- the mmsB gene encoding 3-hydroxyisobutyrate dehydrogenase translates to MTEHLTVAFLGLGNMGAPMAANLVAANHAVRGFDPVPAALAAAVADGVTGFDSAGDAVTGADVVITMLPNGDLVKRCYAEVLPSARPGALFIDSSTISVNDAREVHAQAESQGVVQLDAPVSGGVKGAVAGTLAFMVGGDEDVVQRARPVLEPMAGKIIHCGGAGAGQAAKVCNNMVLAVQQIAIGEAFVLAEKLGLSAQSLFDVITGATGNCWAVHTNCPVPGPVPASPANHAFRPGFAAALMNKDLGLAMDAVSSTGSAVPLGKHAAEIYAEFVASDVSHAALDFSAVIEALRK, encoded by the coding sequence ATGACGGAGCATTTGACGGTCGCGTTCCTGGGGCTGGGCAACATGGGCGCACCGATGGCAGCCAATCTCGTCGCCGCCAACCATGCGGTGCGCGGATTCGATCCGGTGCCCGCGGCGCTGGCCGCCGCCGTCGCCGACGGCGTCACCGGATTCGACAGCGCCGGCGATGCAGTCACCGGCGCGGACGTCGTCATTACCATGCTGCCCAACGGCGATCTGGTCAAGCGCTGCTACGCCGAGGTGCTGCCCTCGGCGCGTCCGGGCGCGTTGTTCATCGACAGCTCCACCATCTCGGTCAACGACGCCCGCGAGGTACACGCGCAGGCCGAGTCGCAGGGCGTGGTCCAGCTGGACGCCCCGGTCTCCGGCGGTGTGAAGGGTGCAGTCGCCGGGACGCTCGCGTTCATGGTGGGCGGCGACGAAGACGTGGTGCAACGCGCCCGCCCCGTCCTGGAACCCATGGCGGGCAAGATCATTCACTGCGGTGGCGCCGGGGCCGGGCAGGCCGCCAAGGTCTGCAACAACATGGTGCTGGCGGTGCAACAGATCGCGATCGGCGAGGCGTTCGTGCTCGCGGAGAAGCTCGGGCTCTCGGCGCAGTCGCTATTCGACGTGATCACCGGGGCAACCGGCAACTGCTGGGCCGTGCACACCAATTGCCCTGTGCCGGGCCCGGTTCCGGCCTCACCGGCCAACCATGCCTTCAGGCCCGGCTTCGCGGCCGCGCTGATGAACAAGGATCTGGGGCTGGCGATGGACGCGGTGTCCTCGACGGGTTCGGCCGTCCCGCTGGGCAAGCACGCCGCCGAAATCTATGCCGAGTTCGTCGCGTCCGATGTCTCGCACGCCGCCTTGGACTTCAGCGCCGTCATCGAGGCGCTGCGCAAGTGA